The region CTGGTAGCTTAGCATCtgaaagcaaacatctaaccctCTCAACTAGAGTTCTGTTCATCCTCTCTGCTAGACTATTTAACTGAGGAGTCTTTGGAGGAGTTTTCTGATGCCGAATACCCTGCTGTCTTCAATAATTATCAAAGGGACCAATGTATTCACCACCAATGTCCGAGCGGATGTATTTTAGTTTCTTCCCCGATCGTCTCTCAACCAAGGCCCGAAAAGTCTTGAACATATCAAGTACTTGATCCTTGGACTTCAAAGGAAATACCCAAAGTTTGGCGAGaatgatcatcaataaaagtcacaaagtaAAGTGCACTACCACGAGCTTACTTTAAAAGGACCACACAAATCGAATGTACCAACTCTAGCAAATCAAGCTTTCTTAAAGGCGAATGACTCGAAAGGAAACTCTTTCCTATTTCCCAACTAAGCAATGAACACATCTCTTTAACTTTTCTTGTTTCACTCCAGAAAGCAAATTCTTCTTAGCTAAGTTATCAATCCCCTTCTCGCTTATATGACTCAGCCTTCTATGCTATCATTCTGATGAAGTATCATTCTCCACCAAATTTACTGAGTCACCACAAATGGAGCCCTGAAATAAGTACAAGTCAGACATCTTGTAACCTCGAGCCACAATCATTGAACCTTTAAGAAGCTTCCATTGGCCACCACCAATGGTTTGATCACAACCATCATCATCAAGCTTTcctacaaaaattaaattcagaCAAACATCTGGAGCATGCTTAACATTGTTAAAAACCAACCTCGAACCGTTCTTACTTTTCAAGCAAACTGTGCTAATGCCAAATACCTCAACCTCACTATCATTGCCCATTCGTAACATTCCAAAGTTACCTGAGTCTGCTaagaaaataattccttctttgGCGTGACAATTTTTAGAAACTGGCACCCGAATCCACAAAACCAGGTAGATTCATCACAAAcaagattgatatcatttttaccacaaGCAACAAGAAGGTCATTTTCAAAGAATAATGTTAAACACGATTTTCATTatcgccttctttcttttgctttttctcgGTCTCTCTTAAACTTGTAAAGAATGTTTCTTGACGTGTACTTTCAAGTGACAAAAGTCACATGTAAGATTCTTGTACTTAGAGGTTCTTGACTTGCTTCTACTTTTACCTCTATCATTTTGACCTCTCGAAACTACTTCTCCCTCCCGTCTTCGCAGAACTAAAACATCTGAGCAGATGTGAAGTTGAAGACGAAGCTTCGAgatcttcttctcatctcttcattcaaAACACCACTCTTAGCATATTCCATAGTTACACCATCACTCGGGAGCAATTAGTCAAAGAAACGCTAAGGTTTCCCAAGAGTGACAAAGTATTAAGCCAAAGTCCCcgtatttcttcatcaaacttgacACCCATTCCGCACCCACCGATCAAGGACACCTTGAAAATCATTGATATGATCGTAAATAGGCCGCCCTCTttgtatctaatattcatcaattgtttTCCGTAGGAACAACTTATTATTGCAAAGCATAAAGTGTCTCGAGATTTTCCCACGAGCTTTTAGCATTTGTCTCATTCACAATGTGATTTCGAACATTATCTTCAACCCATTGCCTAATGTAGCCACAAACTTGTAAGTGCCCAAATTCCCAATCCTCATCTTTCAATAGACTCGGGCTTTAAGAAACACAGTAAATGCAATTTTCGACAAAAAGATCTTTTAtcttgcttttccaaatatggtAATTACCATATGTAAACAAACCATCTTGCTCATATTTGCCTCCATCATTCAAATAGacaatcaacacaaccaaatacaaGCACaagctcgataccactttgttagaagaaacaagcaataaccaaattgcacgacgaggtaacgaagaagaaatacccaagtcaaaacttcccacactattttaaccaagagaagacaataaacactagcacaaatggaaatccGAGCAAgaatataccaacaataaaatagcaaagcaagcaaaaataaatcgaatggaagagacactaaatttacgtggtaaaacccttcaaggtgaagaggaaacatccacgacctccggcccacaaaagctccactataatcaacaagagttacaacaaaTGTTCTCCAAaaggctacaacaacaaagccaagcacggagcaacaataaataaaagatagcaccaaaactagctaagaaaagagagaaatcaCCCCCCAAAACGAGCTACTGTTCGTACTCGAAAACTGGAGCTACGGACACAAAATCCGATCGCCGCCGTTGAAATTgaagaaccagatgttgagaaTCCCCAGTTCAATTTTCagcacgatccaacggttaacgaatcggAACACGCAATTTAAAGCGGATCAGTTGTGAAGCGAAAATTTCGGACGAAAATCGTAActctctcacgtttttctctctatatggctcGCTAtaaattcactcttgtgttgtgaaaataagacctaaattgatcctatatgtaggaaattttgggcaaaattggcctgatccaaattggattgggtttttAATCCAATttcacataggaagggaaaactcAAAAACCTAACATGAAGGAGACTTGCAACGGGGAGATATACGTAAACTAAAACATTAAACTAAAGCAGCGATTTTTGGTAAAACTAAAATATAggtcttataagtataaagtaGGAGAAAGGAAAATTAAAGGTGTCCTTTGGTATTATTATTACATTTCACCCAATACCATGTAAAACAGAAATATTAATTTGTTCAAAGTGTATCAATTTAGCTCGTTGACTTGATTATAATCAAGAACCATCTCCAACTATCCGTACCTAACATTGAAGGTAGATTATTAATTAGCTAGGGGACAGCGATGAGGGATTAAGTTAATGCGCTAAACAAAATATAATTACATTAGATCATATAAAGGAATATAATTAACAAtcatttaagaagaaaaaatccatttttttttaattagaacTTTTGGAAAGTGAAATGATCGATAGGAATCAAAGGCGATAGCCTAGTGTTGGATTTTTTAACGACATCCAATTGATGACATTCGCAattataataatttaaatttagtAGATGTCTCAGTGTCTCTGAGAACTCAGACTCAGAGGACAGACAAAAAtggattaaaaaaatatgataatttcttttgaacaaTTGTTATCTTTTATACgtttattattactattattattgttaaaAGATAATAACAAGAGCTCAGCCAAGGCAAACGCACTAGTTTTAGCCAAGTAGGCTAGACTACTCTCAGTCTAATAAAATATGATACTCTTGTAATAGCAActttttttcgttttctttttaattctaaATGTAATAGCAACTCAATATTTAGGAATGTGTATGAACCGTTTAATTTGAAGTGGCCTATATTGTCACATGAGGTCCCCTCTTGATCACGTGTACCATTTACAAACCAGAACTTTATTATTCAACCTCCCCACTACACCAACAACTATAACATTAATGATTTCGAAATTAACAGCAAGTGTTAACAACATATTATAAATGCATGATGCTATCTGCCATCATCTCTTCCATCAGTTTTGAAACTTAAAGATCATAATATGGACATTGTGAGAAAAGAGTTTTTCTTAAGGCTTTTTGCTACTGTGTTTTTGGTTTTGACTGCTGTCTTGGTTGGATTTGATACTCAAACTAAAGTCCTATTCTATGTCCACCGAAAAGCCACCTTCAAATATTTGAATGTCTTGAGGTGAGTTTTACTACTGTCACTGTTTTACTTTGTTTGTCTTAGTTGATATATTTGGACaatcaaaggatattttatttaatcatgactttttttttaaaaaaattaaatattttgacttgTTAGCTATTGTAACTTATActattttttatgtagtttttaaatatgtaaattttatataaaagaaatttcaaaattctatATATGAATTCACACTGAACATTAGTTAGTTTGATCCTCGTACTCCGAATCAAGCCAAAcgaattgaaacggagggagtaatattctttcttctccatctCCCCTTTTATTTAAGTACGTTCAGGAGTTTTTGCATTAGCTATGGGTTTATCCGCACCTGCATCTTTGGCTCATAATTTATGTACgtgttgaaacttgaaaaagaTTATTAGATTAGTATAAAATATAGATTTCGAACCATGTAAATATAGAATCCTGAACTTGAACCATGAAATTCAAATCTTAAACCCGTAAGATATATTCTAGCAATCgttactaatttttttaattttttttttttaataaaaaagaagatataTTCTGGCTACGCCCCAACATTAAATATGGATCATTATGTAACATGAAAATTATAGTCTTTAGCCAAGAATATTGCAGTTTATATTTAGAGGCATTGCATCATTTTCGTCTGTTTTTTATTTCTGAAATAATATTGAAACTAATTATTGCCCATATTTGTAGTGTTTTGGTATGGATTGATGCTGCTGTTGCTTGTTATAACGTACTCCAACTGTTAAGATGTTTCTTCATTTCTACTTCAAGGGGGGATGCTAAACAATCATCTTACAAGAATTGTTGGTTGTTTTTCTTCTTAGACCAGGTAATTAATTAACTCTCTAAAATATTCCATCATAACAATATAATGTTCCTTTTTTTCCTactttttttgttccttttaaTTTCCAATTGTCTATTTTGTCTCTGTGtttgtgccttttttttttcttagtatCACTTTAATACCATCAAGCAGAAAAGTAAGAGATATGCTTCCTTTAAGATATGTTTGTTGGACCAAAAGAAATATTGTTgatttcaaacaaaaaataaatgcgATCAATTTCTCTGAGAAGTCCGTTAATGTAATCTAGTGGATAATATGTTACACCATCAAAGGATGTGATGGGATGAACAAAACCATTTGACTGTTAATAGAAGTCTTGAGTTCGAGCTCTCTCAAAATGATGAAATTTCTAATCGAAAATATGTCcctcaattaatttttttaccaGTGAATTTAGAATACGAGATAGTTATaaaaaaacataactaaacAGAGCATTGACTAGATTTAATAAATGAAGGTGGGAAGTTTGTATTTCTACCTTCATCAGTGGAGCTAGTTAGGTGATTAGGTTTGTTAATAAGCATGCATGCTCCACGTTGTTGCTTTTAAAGCTGAAAATATGAATTATAGTTGAGATATTAATGTTATTTAATGCCCTACCCTAGAGATTTCAATTTCGtcgtttctttctttttcgtctactctaagagcctgtttggacaGACTcattttaggtgtttttaagccaaaatagttttaagcacttttgtaaTGTTTGTATAAATAAAAAAGCGCTTTtaagtacttatttttaagttaaaatgataaaaataagccaaaagtcaaAAGACATAAGCTAGAATTTctaacttatggcttttggcttataagtcaaaagtcaTGTTCTGTCCAATCGCATTTCTAAATCCCATCTGATGAAATTAttctgggtttgttgttgttgtttcttttcCGTATTGCGCTTTCATCAATAACAAAAATGTAGggctttttgaaagaaaaaaaaaatcaaaatccaCCGTGTTTGGTttcaaaatcatgaaaatcttaattaaatataactagttttacaataccaacttttatttttctcaagtGCAATCTattttctattgattttatcactcttaacacaaaaaaaaaaaaaatgtgagacAACTCATACTTAAATGAGACCACTAATTAATAGTAACAAATATGGAAAAGATTAACTAAAATATATATTGATCGGTCAGTTCAACAAAAATAGAAAGACCTTTTCGctctttctcaaattttcttttgaCATTTGAAAGGTCACATTAATGGGAagtttcctttttattattatgttgttttaaaaataaatttcctAATATAGCATGATAGTTGATTAATAGATTTAAGATATGCATAAATTTTGGTCGACAAAGTCGATGCATGTATTATAGGACTACATGATAGGTATCTCGTAGAATAATACACAACTACACAGGGTGCGTGCAACGATGCATGGTTGCTcgtaaaacaactattattaaAAAACTGACATTGTAGTGTATTACTATATCAATATATTTAATTAACCTCTCATACCAAGTTaattacttgtcttatttttcaaattactttccaattattttattatatatatatgtacggtTGCCTATAATTAATTGAcctaaaaacataaaaatctttCGTAATTTGGTATATGTCTATGTATTTTGTCCAGGTGGTTGTGTACACTGTATTTGCAGCAAACACAGCAGCAATTCAAGCATCAGCAGTAGCACtctttggggttaaaagtttaCAATGGATGAAGTTATGCAATAAATTCCCAAAATTTTGTATCCAAATTGCAAGTGCTTTAATAGTGGGCTATGTTGCTGTCCTCCTATTGGCTGTGGTCTCTTCAATTTCTGCCTATCAATTATTCAGGCTCTACTCACCTAAGCATTTCCttaaacttaaaagaaaattaaatgatgatgatgagttgcATTCTACTAGTactatataaatttatatattgtGGACTTTGTAATATGGCACTTACCTTTTATTcagcaatatttatttttcttgtgtAATTAGGGAACATAGTGAAATTAATAAAGAGAGAGTTAATACAGTATGGAGAATTGTTCATACAGTTTCTGTTTACTTCAACCAAACAAGAGAAAGCAGTACATTTCTTTCACTGTCTAGATCTCCTCAATTTTCTCTagttttcttttcctcctttctCTTTAATTCATTCCCTAGTTATGGAATCAACTTGTTTTGTGAAGTATGATCTtattaaaagtgttttttttttcctttcaattattgatttaaatgttaaattacataaGAGGAAATTACTTACTAAATATGAATTTTTGAAATGGGTGATCTTGtcctagaaaaatcaaaagcGCTCATTTTTGGATAAGCTACCTTTTTAGCTTTTGTTTAAAAGTTAGAAAACAACTTCTTCTACTAGTGAAAGACACTTATTTATTCACCAAAAGCTCGGGtaaacaccttcatttttctaaaataagtgtttttcaaaaaaaaaaaaaaagaggaaacaCTTTTAGCATTTGAAAAGCTTGGCAAATAGACCATACCCAATTTAATTCTTCTTCAGTATTGTGGTTTACCAGCTGCTTGCCACTTGGACAACTACGGACGTTTTTCTTTAAGAACAAATTTTTCTTACTAATCCTACTTTTGAGTTttaatatgtatatactatatactcaTCTTGTTTCTTTGAgctctttaattttaattgactATGCACAATTACTAAAAAAACTTAAATCGTTTTTACTATTTGATTCGATGGAGAATGTGAAAACGTCTATATATGTcacttcttcattttatttgattGAGGTATTTCTTTCTTGTAGCTTTATCTAGTAGTTTGCATAATAAGTTTGAAAAAGCCACACTTTAGTGAAAGTAAACGTCAAAAAGAAGACCATGAAAAGTTGTGGTGGATTGATAAGTACGTACTCTCTCATTCTTTATTAGAGGTTGAGAGTTCGAGTTCTAGGAATGAAGTAGCTTTTGATAAGGAGCACCTTACCGCAAAGTGGGGCTTTTCAACTCAAATCAAGATTAGTCGGACCTTAATATGGATACCAAACATCGGTTTGAAAACCtaaaaaaaaggcaaaacaGGATTACATAATCATCAATTGATTGGAAATGGAACAACGTCCTTAGAAATATctttgatgtagtttatgaatttttaaGAAAGTTATTtcgaaaaatatatttcaaatccAAAAGCTTAGCAAGTTGACTCGCATACTCTACGTTAAGGTATTTCTTAGTTGGGCCAATTCTAGAACAACCTCTATAGTATATATTGTTTAGGACTtccaataattttattatgaCAACACACTCCTTAAATAAGGTGGTCCTAAAAACAAAAATCTTGGGGTCATTGGCACTTTTATCCCTATTttgtggtggtctttaatttttgtccctcaggATAAATAACTTTTTTGCGAGCCATaactttatattttcgcattcaTAATATTCTACAAGTTATGTACCGCgctcttaaagaacttatgccccgctaggtataagttcgattttgaagggcaaaattaaacatcagtccatttgaagggttccgaaaattaaagactagcccATTTGAATGGTTTACCAGGCAATTTCTTCCACTTATAGGGTACCTTCCAATAATGTTTTTATTATGACAACACAGTCCTTAAATAAGGTGGTccaaaaaacaaaattcttgGGCTAAAGCAGAATCTTTTAActtattttgtatataatatgttggaaaatatatattgGGCTCTTCAGGAGTGGGCTTTTAAGCTCATATTAGGAACAAGCCCAAGACCAAGCCCAAATACTTGTATACTACAATATGATCAAAATTAGAAGTTTATAGTAGATTGATAAGTACTCTATCATTCATAATTAGAGGTCTGGAGTTCGAGTACTAGGAATGAAGTCGGTTTTGGTAGAGAACACTTTACTCTAAAGTGTGACTTTCCGTTTCGAATCTAAATTAATCGGGCCTCAAAGTTTATACGATACATCGGATGAAAAACAAAAGAACCGTCAAAACATGATCATCAATTGATTGGAAATCGGAGGAATGTCTTTGgattttggaaatattttgatgtagtttatgatttttttttattattaaaaaaaccTAAGAAGATATGCCTCAAATCCAAAAGTTTATCAAGTTGACTCTCATATTATACTCTCGATATGGTACTCCTTTACTTGGACTAATTCTACAAGAGCTTCCATAATATATAGTAGGAGTAGTATTGTTTAGGACATTAAATACCTTTCAATAATGACAACACACCCCttacccaaaaaataaaattcgtGGGCTCTAAACAGACTGGGGCTTgtaaacatttttttgtgcggaatgtccttcaaaggcactggtctctatttttgtccctcaaatttaaattttttaatttttttacttagtctaaaaattcatgggttttgagttcgaaccccaactcattcaaatattaaaaaaaaatcgcaagatagaggtttgtagcaaaattaggcctatccAAGCAGAAGTTTcacttaaggcctaattttgggtaaaagtttgccttaaggtaaacctctgccttgcgaaattcattttttctttttgactgAGCCGAGGTTCGAATCCAGAACCTCGAGGTATTAGACGAAGatcaaaaactaaagaccaacaatttgagggtcaaaaaattaaagactagtgcctTTGAAGACCAATCGTGCAAATATAAATTGGGCTCGTCCAAAGCCCAAGTCCAAATATTTAGTATAGTCCAATATGAGGAAATGACATAAATCCAATTGACAATTCTACCCCTCAAGTATAGAGAGTTAAGAGGTTTAagctttcattttcttttcctttttccactTACCTCAAAATCTTGACGGCTAGAACCCAAGGTCTGTCAAAATCtactacccccacccccaatgtttttttttttttgtttaaaagcTTTAAGTTACTCTTTTATACTTCATTGTAGCTGATTTGTAAtcttgaaaattgaaaaatatcccTAAGATTGTATTGATTTCTTATAGGTAAAACTGTTTAGATGCATTTAGGTAGTCAAGTAATTGAaaatatttcaaagattttGTTGTGGGGTATCTCAAATAAGTAAATGGGGTTGAAAAAAGACAATCTTTTTTCAAGTTACACTAATAGTGTCAGTGTACTTAGTCTGGAAAAGAACAAGTTTGGGGTTAATATGGTATGCTTAGATAGTCAAAGAAATGCTATGTTGCTCTTGAAacttgtaataataataatatacttaGCAGATTTGTAATcttgaaaattgaaataatCCCTATCATTCTATACACAAATATCTCTTCTTTTTAGCTGTTTTACTGTTGAGGGTTCTTTGGTTTATCATTGATTAAAGATTATGTTGCGGGGTATCTCAATTTGGTAATATAAACTAAATGGGGTTTACAAAAGATAATCTTGTTGTAAGTTTCACTAATAATTTCTCTTTTttgggtttcttacttattgtaatacaacaatatacccagtgtAACCCCACAGAGTGCCTCGCAGGAAGTACGGAAGACTTTACCTACcttggaggtagagaggctgtttccgatagaccctagGCACAAGGACAAGCAAGTCAATGCAGTATAAAGTGTCATGGAGTATAAAATGTAGTATATACTTATTGTCATGACGTGGTAGATTTGTAATCTTGAAATATCCTTATGATTCTATACAAAATAtgtgggtgggtgggtgggcttgcttttttttgggcttatgaTTCTATACAAATTCAATTAACTTGTTAATAATCCTAATTTGTCTACTGTAAATGCAAAACCTGAATTTGCTTGGTTCTGATTATGGTTTATGCATAATGGGAGAAAAGTTGTACTTCCTTCATATTCCTTATTACCTCCTTCACTTAACTAACAGTGTGTCCTTCGGTCGTGTGGGCATAACTAATTGAATGCTAATTGTTTTATCAATTTTGATCAGAGTCA is a window of Lycium ferocissimum isolate CSIRO_LF1 chromosome 12, AGI_CSIRO_Lferr_CH_V1, whole genome shotgun sequence DNA encoding:
- the LOC132040515 gene encoding CASP-like protein 2C1 isoform X2; amino-acid sequence: MDIVRKEFFLRLFATVFLVLTAVLVGFDTQTKVLFYVHRKATFKYLNVLRGDAKQSSYKNCWLFFFLDQVVVYTVFAANTAAIQASAVALFGVKSLQWMKLCNKFPKFCIQIASALIVGYVAVLLLAVVSSISAYQLFRLYSPKHFLKLKRKLNDDDELHSTSTI
- the LOC132040515 gene encoding CASP-like protein 2C1 isoform X1, producing the protein MDIVRKEFFLRLFATVFLVLTAVLVGFDTQTKVLFYVHRKATFKYLNVLSVLVWIDAAVACYNVLQLLRCFFISTSRGDAKQSSYKNCWLFFFLDQVVVYTVFAANTAAIQASAVALFGVKSLQWMKLCNKFPKFCIQIASALIVGYVAVLLLAVVSSISAYQLFRLYSPKHFLKLKRKLNDDDELHSTSTI